GCCTGGGGCAATTGGGAGCTGACGCTCGATGCGGCGCCGGCAAGACTTGTTCCTGCCACCGAGATCAGCCTGGGCGACCTGCGATCGATCGCGCGTCTGATGCTACTGGCGCGCGCCCATGGTGCGGCGCGCCGCGCGTTCGAGCTGGCGGTAGCCTATGCCAGGGAACGGCAGCAGTTCGGCCAGCCGATCGGGCGGTTTCAGGCGATCCAGCACAAGCTCGCCAACTGCTTCATCGACCTCGAAGGCGTGCGTCTCGTTCTGCACCATGCGGCAAAGCTACGGGACGAGGGCGATCTCGACTGGCCGTACTTCTCCGATTGCGCCATGGCGTTCGCGGGCCCTTCTTTGCGACGTGTTTCGCTGGAGACGCAGCACACATTCGGCGCAATCGGCTACGCCGAAGAACACGAAGCGCCGCTGCACTTCAAGCGTGTGCATCTGGACACCATAGCGCTTGGTGGCGCGGCCCATGCCAGACGACGCCTCGCCGCGCATCTGTTCGACGATGGCGGTTCAGGGATGCCGCAATATGATCTCGGCTCGGCCGGGAACGAACTGCGCGAACATGTCAGGCGCTGGCTTGCGCAGAACTGGGCGGGCGGCAGAAAGGCCGCTTTTGACGCCAAGCCGTTCGCAAAGCGTGAGTTCGACGCTGAATTTGCTGCCGATATGAGGAGGACCGGCTGGATCGGCCTCGGCTGGCCGCGGGAGTTCGGCGGCCAGGCGCGTTCGCCACTTGAGCAAATCGCCTTCATGGAGACCATGGAGCAAAACGAGGCTCCGCGCATTGGCGCGTCGATCCAGGCCAACGCCTTGATGATGTTCGGAACGCCCGAGCAGCAGAAGAAATATTTGCCGGAAATTCTGCGCGGCGAGGCCATGCATGGAATGGGTTACAGCGAGCCGCAGGCAGGATCGGACCTCGCGGCGTTGCGGACAAGGGCGGTCCGCGATGGCGACCATTGGGTCATCAACGGCCAGAAGATCTGGACCACCACCTGGTGGGGGAAATACATGTTCCTGGCGGCGCGAACCGACAAGAGCGCCAAGCCCCATGCCGGCATCAGCATGTTCATCGTCCCGATGAACACGCCCGGGATCACGATCCGGCCGGCCACCACCATGTACGATGGAACGTTCGCCAACATCTTCTACGACGATGTTCGCGTGCCCCTGGAGAACCTCGTCGGTGGTGAAAACGAGGGCTGGAAAGTCCTGACTGGAGCGCTCGCTTTCGAGCGGGGACTGGTCGGCGGCGGCATCGTGCTGAAAGTTGCGCATGCCTTTGAACAACTGCGCCAGCATGTGATCGCCCGGCAGGAGTTGAGTGGAGATCCAATTGTCCGGGACCGCATGGCGGCGTTCGCCTGCGAAATCGAGATCGGCCGCCAATTGATGATGCATTGCGCGGATCTTGCCGCCGACGGCGTCACACCGCCGGAATATGGCGCGATCAGTAAGGTCTTTTCCAGCGAGCTGATGGAACGCTTTGGCGAAGCCGCGCTCGACATGCTCGGCATGCGCGCCACGCTGTCCGAACAGATGCCGGGCGCCATCGACAATGGCCGCTTCGAGCAAAACCTGCGTCATTCCCTGATGTGGGTGATCAGCATCGGCACGAACGAAATCCAGCGCAGCCTGATTGCGCAGCGTGCGCTTGGGTTACCTCGATAGGAGCCGATGATGCAGGGCCAACCATTGAAATCACCACTCGACGGCGTCCGTGTGCTGGATTTCTCCATCATGCTGGCGGGCCCTTATTGCGCCCGTCTGCTGGCGGATGTCGGCGCCGAAGTGATCAAGATCGAGCCGCCGGAAGGCGAGGAGATGCGTCTGCGCGCGCCCCTTCGCGATGGCCAAAGCGCCTATTTCGGTCAGCTCAATGCCG
This genomic stretch from Bradyrhizobium daqingense harbors:
- a CDS encoding acyl-CoA dehydrogenase, which gives rise to MAASGIESDDVAGKLRDSLRGLLEAHWGADCTKDGALPDAITEIWDKLAKQGVAVLGADPEEGGLREILAVMEELGRAACLAPMWSAVLANLVLSVASPDAGELQRALHAGAARIVFSFGAFDTDPGIGSITLHGEKATGSLRFVEAAGSATHLLTPTDEAQLALVDLWAPGVSRVPTRAMGAWGNWELTLDAAPARLVPATEISLGDLRSIARLMLLARAHGAARRAFELAVAYARERQQFGQPIGRFQAIQHKLANCFIDLEGVRLVLHHAAKLRDEGDLDWPYFSDCAMAFAGPSLRRVSLETQHTFGAIGYAEEHEAPLHFKRVHLDTIALGGAAHARRRLAAHLFDDGGSGMPQYDLGSAGNELREHVRRWLAQNWAGGRKAAFDAKPFAKREFDAEFAADMRRTGWIGLGWPREFGGQARSPLEQIAFMETMEQNEAPRIGASIQANALMMFGTPEQQKKYLPEILRGEAMHGMGYSEPQAGSDLAALRTRAVRDGDHWVINGQKIWTTTWWGKYMFLAARTDKSAKPHAGISMFIVPMNTPGITIRPATTMYDGTFANIFYDDVRVPLENLVGGENEGWKVLTGALAFERGLVGGGIVLKVAHAFEQLRQHVIARQELSGDPIVRDRMAAFACEIEIGRQLMMHCADLAADGVTPPEYGAISKVFSSELMERFGEAALDMLGMRATLSEQMPGAIDNGRFEQNLRHSLMWVISIGTNEIQRSLIAQRALGLPR